One genomic segment of Diceros bicornis minor isolate mBicDic1 chromosome 25, mDicBic1.mat.cur, whole genome shotgun sequence includes these proteins:
- the SAMM50 gene encoding sorting and assembly machinery component 50 homolog: MGTVHARSLEPLPANGPDFGALGEEAEFVEVEPEAKQEILENKDVVVQHVHFDGLGRTKDDIIMYEIGDVFKAKNLIEVMRKSHEAREKLLRLGIFRQVDVLIDTCQGDDALPNGLDVTFEVTELRRLTGSYNTMVGNNEGSMVLGLKLPNLLGRAEKVTFQFSYGTKETSYGLSFFKPQPGNFDRNFSVNLYKVTGQFPWSSLRETDRGVSAECSFPIWKTSHTVKWEGVWRELGCLSRTASFAVRKESGHSLKSSLSHAMVIDSRNSSILPRRGALLKVNQELAGYTGGDVNFIKEDFELQLNKQLIFDSVFSASLWGGMLVPIGDKPSSIADRFYLGGPTSVRGFSMHSVGPQSEGDYLGGEAYWAGGLHLYTPLPFRPGQGGFGELFRTHFFLNAGNLCNLNYGDGPKAHIRKLAECIRWSYGAGIVLRLGNIARLELNYCVPMGVQTGDRICDGVQFGAGIRFL; this comes from the exons ATGGGGACAGTGCACGCCCGG AGTTTGGAGCCTCTTCCAGCCAATGGACCTGATTTCGGAGCATTAGGGGAAGAAGCTGAATTCGTTGAAGTTGAACCTGAAGCTAAACAAGAAATTCTTGAAAACAAAGAT GTGGTGGTTCAGCACGTTCATTTTGATGGACTTGGAAgaactaaagatgatatcatcaTGTATGAAATTGGAGACGTCTTTAAGGCTAAAAACCTTATTGAG gTAATGCGGAAATCTCATGAAGCCCGTGAAAAATTGCTTCGTCTAGGAATATTTAGACAAGTGGATGTTTTGATTGATACATGTCAAG GTGATGACGCACTTCCAAACGGGTTAGACGTGACCTTCGAAGTAACTGAATTAAGGAGGTTGACGGGCAGTTACAACACCATGGTTGGGAACAACGAAGGCAGCATG GTACTTGGCCTCAAACTCCCTAATCTTCTAGGCCGTGCAGAAAAGGTGACTTTTCAGTTTTCCTATGGAACAAAAGAAACCTCGTATGGCCTGTCCTTCTTCAAACCACAGCCCGGAAACTTCGACAGAAA TTTCTCCGTGAACCTGTACAAAGTCACTGGGCAGTTTCCCTGGAGCTCGCTGCGGGAGACAGACAGAGGAGTATCGGCCGAGTGCAGT TTTCCCATATGGAAGACCAGCCACACCGTCAAGTGGGAAGGCGTGTGGCGGGAATTGGGCTGCCTCTCGAGGACTGCGTCTTTTGCTGTCCGAAAAGAAAGTGGGCACTCGCTGAAATCGTCTCTTTCG CACGCAATGGTCATCGACTCCCGGAACTCTTCTATCTTACCGAGAAGGGGTGCTCTGCTGAAGGTTAACCAG GAACTGGCAGGCTACACCGGCGGGGACGTGAACTTCATAAAAGAAGATTTTGAGCTTCAGTTGAACAAACAACTCATATTCGATTCA GTTTTCTCAGCTTCTCTCTGGGGTGGAATGTTGGTCCCGATTGGTGATAAACCGTCGAGTATTGCTGATAG GTTTTACCTCGGGGGACCGACAAGCGTGCGCGGGTTCAGCATGCACAGCGTTGGGCCACAGAGTGAAG GAGACTACCTGGGTGGAGAAGCGTACTGGGCCGGCGGCCTACACCTTTACACCCCGTTACCTTTCCGGCCAGGCCAGGGTGGCTTTGGAGAACTCTTCAGAACACACTTTTTTCTCAATGCAGGAAACCTCTGCAACCTCAACTATG GGGATGGCCCCAAAGCTCACATTCGTAAGCTGGCTGAGTGCATCCGCTGGTCTTACGGTGCCGGGATCGTCCTCAGGCTTGGCAACATCGCCCGGCTGGAGCTGAATTACTGCGTCCCCATGGGCGTGCAGACAGGTGACAG